Proteins from a single region of Chrysemys picta bellii isolate R12L10 chromosome 9, ASM1138683v2, whole genome shotgun sequence:
- the LOC135973412 gene encoding uncharacterized protein LOC135973412, whose product MQSSPAVMAVQSVNRKRAPAWTDREVLDLIAVWGDESVLSELRSKRRNAKIYEKISKDMAERGYSRDATQCRVKIKELRQGYQKTKEANGRSGSHPQTSRFYEALHSILGAAATTTPPVTVDSEDGILSTAGSSDMLGDGEDEEGDEEGEAVGSSHNADFPDSQDLFITLTEIPYEASPAVTPDTESGEGSATPSATVSQPSLESHSQRLARIRRRKKRTREDMFSELMACSQAQAAQQTQWRENLTRMHQANMDREERWRQEDQQATQTLLGLLREQTDTLRRLVDVLQERRQEDRAPLQSISNRPPPPPSPIPTSPKVQRRRGGRVPAKSHSTPAESSSSRRLSFPKI is encoded by the exons atgcagagctctccagcagtgatggccgtgcagtctgtgaatagaaagagagccccagcatggactgatcgtgaagtcttggatctcatcgctgtgtggggcgatgagtccgtgctttccgagctgcgatccaaaagaaggaatgcaaagatctacgagaagatctctaaagacatggcagagagaggatacagccgggatgcaacgcagtgccgcgtgaaaatcaaggagctgagacaaggctaccagaagaccaaagaggcaaatggacgctccggatcccatccccagacatcccgtttctacgaggcactgcattccatcctcggtgcggccgccaccactaccccaccagtgaccgtggactctgaggatgggatactgtccacggccggttcctcggacatgttaggggacggggaagatgaggaaggagatgaggagggcgaggcagtcggcagctctcacaacgctgatttccccgacagccaggatctcttcatcacccttacagagatcccctacgaagcgtccccagccgttaccccggacacagaatctggtgaaggatcagcca ccccatctgcgactgtctcacaacctagcctggaatcacactcccagaggctagcgcggattaggcgtaggaagaagaggacacgggaggacatgttctctgagcttatggcctgttcccaagcccaggcagcacagcagacccagtggcgggagaacttgacccgaatgcaccaagccaacatggatcgggaggagaggtggcggcaggaagaccagcaggcgactcaaacgctgcttggactactgagggagcaaacggacacgctccggcgccttgtggatgttctgcaggaacggaggcaggaggacagagccccgctgcagtccatctctaaccgccctcccccgccaccaagtcccatacccacctcacccaaagtgcaaagaaggagaggtggcagagtccctgctaagtctcactccacccctgcagagagctctagtagcagaaggctctcatttcccaaaatttga